One Streptomyces sp. ML-6 genomic region harbors:
- a CDS encoding Ig-like domain-containing protein, translating into MFAARRPVRRTAAPARPVRFALTAGTAVLGLTLTACSGAAASDSAGGGSAGAARGAEISVNLRGDAAAPGKPVKVTLGSGKLKSVAVSADGGDALTGRISADGRTWTSDRVAAPGTAYRVEAKNTEGGSGTAAFTTAAADKVNKLTLAPGKNTTVGIAQPLSIVFDNPVKDRAAVERALKVSTSNNTEGSWGWLQDYSGKDRVDWRPKEYWKSGTKVTLDADLNGVDSGPSGGWFVRDYRTTFTIGDEQVVKVDLDRHRLALQRGGKTVMDVPMSAGTPGGEKASWRGTAVLMSKEGTINMRSETVGLGDAYDKMVDSSMRLTWSGMYAHAAPWNAAYFGAANRSSGCIGMSDADAGALYGQVRVGDPFEITGADAKGTVAEGNGYGAWNVSWADWQAKSAL; encoded by the coding sequence TTGTTCGCTGCACGTCGGCCCGTACGCCGTACCGCCGCTCCCGCCCGCCCGGTCCGCTTCGCCCTGACCGCCGGGACCGCGGTGCTCGGTCTCACGCTCACCGCTTGTTCCGGGGCCGCCGCGTCGGACTCGGCCGGGGGTGGTTCGGCCGGGGCGGCGCGCGGGGCCGAGATCTCGGTGAACCTCCGGGGCGACGCCGCCGCCCCGGGGAAGCCGGTGAAGGTGACGCTCGGCAGCGGAAAGCTGAAGTCGGTCGCGGTGAGCGCGGACGGAGGGGACGCGCTCACCGGCCGGATATCCGCCGACGGCCGGACCTGGACGTCGGACCGGGTGGCCGCGCCCGGCACCGCGTACCGCGTCGAGGCGAAGAACACCGAGGGCGGCAGCGGCACGGCCGCCTTCACCACCGCGGCCGCCGACAAGGTCAACAAGCTGACGCTGGCCCCGGGCAAGAACACCACGGTCGGCATCGCCCAGCCGCTGTCGATCGTCTTCGACAACCCGGTGAAGGACCGGGCCGCGGTCGAGAGGGCCCTGAAGGTCTCCACCTCGAACAACACCGAGGGTTCCTGGGGCTGGCTGCAGGACTACTCCGGCAAGGACCGGGTCGACTGGCGGCCCAAGGAGTACTGGAAGTCCGGCACGAAGGTCACGCTCGACGCCGATCTCAACGGTGTCGACTCGGGCCCGTCGGGCGGCTGGTTCGTCCGCGACTACCGGACCACCTTCACGATCGGCGACGAGCAGGTGGTGAAGGTCGACCTGGACCGCCACCGGCTCGCGTTGCAGCGGGGCGGGAAGACCGTGATGGACGTGCCCATGTCGGCCGGCACCCCCGGCGGCGAGAAGGCGTCCTGGCGCGGCACGGCCGTGCTGATGTCCAAGGAGGGCACGATCAACATGCGTTCCGAGACGGTCGGCCTCGGCGACGCCTACGACAAGATGGTCGACTCGTCGATGCGGCTGACCTGGTCGGGGATGTACGCCCACGCGGCGCCGTGGAACGCCGCCTACTTCGGGGCAGCGAACCGCAGCTCGGGCTGCATCGGGATGAGCGACGCCGATGCCGGTGCGCTGTACGGGCAGGTGCGGGTCGGCGACCCGTTCGAGATCACCGGTGCGGACGCCAAGGGCACGGTCGCGGAGGGCAACGGCTACGGGGCGTGGAACGTGTCGTGGGCCGACTGGCAGGCGAAGAGCGCGCTGTAG